In one window of Nitrospirota bacterium DNA:
- a CDS encoding MerR family transcriptional regulator has protein sequence YWESEFSFLKPRKNNSGQRVYLKKDIELILEIKKLLYEERYTIDGVKKKFARESRVRHRMADINKIRNDLKAVLKLISD, from the coding sequence GGTACTGGGAGTCTGAATTCAGTTTTCTCAAACCGAGAAAAAATAATTCGGGACAGAGAGTCTATTTAAAGAAGGATATCGAACTGATTCTTGAGATAAAGAAACTGCTTTATGAAGAACGATATACGATAGACGGGGTTAAAAAGAAGTTTGCTCGAGAGTCGAGAGTCAGACATCGCATGGCTGATATAAACAAGATAAGAAACGACCTAAAAGCAGTTTTAAAACTAATTTCAGATTAA